The Glycine soja cultivar W05 chromosome 19, ASM419377v2, whole genome shotgun sequence genomic sequence TTCATAATCCGCCGCCCTATTTGCTTAGCTACAATATAGTATTTagacaattataaaattatcttgaataatgCAACACACTGaagtcaattttttatttttttaattaaatgtcaaCGAGtgtgttaagaaagtaaaaaaaaaaaagaagaaaaaaatagttctatattaaaaatataaacattgtttttaagcaattaattaaaaatatttagtaaaatacatttttatggtTGTTAATTATTCGTTTCAGGAAACGAGTGGTTTTAGTTTTGCATCCATTGAAGTTTCAACAATAATACAATCTCAACACCTGAGTAGGCCCAAgtgaaaattacttttaaattttatttattacaagaatttaaacatatttttttataaattctcacatttatgttttatttattaatacattttcactttattttaataatttatatttatttataaatattttattttccaattactaattattaatttaatttacaaacaCAAATTAACATGtagtataatgtttttttttaaaatttaattttacccTGCATCACACATGACCCAGTAGTAGGACaatataaagagagagagagagagagggaagtTGAGTACAGTTAGAGTGAAACAATAGGCGATCCGTAACTTACGTTGTTGTTGAACGGAGCACGATCCCAACATCTCTCTCATACACTATAACTACCTATTTCCTCCAAATGGTTTTCTTCTTCAGTTTCAATCACACCCTCTTTCAGGTaactcattttcttttcacctttgaatcatttCCAATCCTTCACAAccttttggaaaatgtttatcTTTGTTCAAATTGCTTAGAAaatatttcagaaaacaaattgGTAGTATTTTATTGAAACGGATGGCATTTTGTATCCACTTACTCGTGGCACTATCTGTCTGTTGTTTGAGATTATGAACCGCAGAAAATGTCTTGCCTTTTTTTGTTTGCTTGCTTAAGATATTATTGGATAAACAATTCctgtttttatttgttagtttaaGATTGTACGAGGCTGGTTGATTTAATTAGTGTATCCCATGATTTCCATCTCATAAACCCTTGTCAAATTGATTGGTCTGTTTCAATAATAGGTTTAATTGATACTATAATGTAAGCTTCCCCGATCATTATTTTTGCTAGAGAGTTGAACATTATTGCAGTTATTCATATCATATTGATAAAACGGATTGTTACCTCGCCGCAGTTCGCCTACGGTTACAAGTGTATGcgttttgttttataaattgattCTGGAGTGCTTTTCTTTTTAAGTCAGAATTGTAATCCTTCTGGAATAATGAATTCATGTGACGATAATGATAAACCTGTGAGAGTTTTTCCCGTGAAATCacttcaattcattttttcagTTCACCTATTTTGTTCTTAAGGAATAacatcttctattttttctgtGGGATTTTGTTGCTGGCCCTGTGTGGAAAAAGCCATATAtcattgtaaatttgtaatgCATTTAGTCCGTGGTGGTTGCTTGGTCAATGCTTTTCTGTAATTCTTTGTTCAGTTTCATAAAGACTTGGGATTTGATATATAATTGTATATGGGGTTTGAACAGGGTCTAGTTGTCAACTTGTCATTCTTAGCATGAAATTATTTTGGATAAATTCATTGGTCCATCCCCTGAATTGTCCTTTTTAATATGATATGTTTCTTAATCCTTCAAAAGTTTGCAAGATATAACTACCAACTATATATTTATGGCATGTTGTTATTCTGGATTTAGCATTATAATATCAGATTTGTATGCTAATTCTTGCTTCTAGAGTTTTTTTCTTAGCTTGTCTTttaccttcttttttttgttttatttactttcaGGTTGTAGCTGCTGACTCATTGGATGAAGAATTCTTGATCAAATAACTCGTCATAATTGAATTCAAATGAAGACAGGCTCCATGATTTTTTCATTGTTGCATGTACCTAGATTTAGAATACAAAGCTTAGCTAATTGCTGGGGTGAAACCTTCCACAGTTTCAGTACAACTTGTGGAAACAATTATAACGTCAGGCTGCTTGGTTCTAGAATTTATGGTCTTCAGGGAGGACAGAGAAAGAAGTGGACAAGACCTATAACTACAAATATAGAAGGCAAGGGAAGCACCAAATCAAAAAGTATCAAGCATGAGATTTTGAGTGAAACCATTTTAGCAAATGCTACAgtaaatgtaaataaaagaCAGCTAGATAAATCCCAAGAAATTCAGTATTGTGACATACAACAAGAGATTGCTGAGAATAAAGACTTGTCGAGCTATACTGTTATTGTTTTTGATATCGAGACCACAGGGTTTAGCAGAGAGAATGAAAGAATCATTGAAATTGCACTTCGAGATCTTCAGGGTGGCGAGAACAGCACTTTTCAGACTCTTGTAAACCCTCAATGCAAAGTTCCTAATTCACATATTCATGGCATTACTACTCATATGGTCAACAAACCTGGTGTTCCAAGGTAACCTAAACTTTTATAGCTCTTGTATATCTTGGGTCCTAGGATTATGCTTACCTTTGCTACACAAAAGTATTCCATCATGTCTTTACAACACAGCCTCATAGATTAGTCTCACACCCAATGGATGAAGCAGTGCCTCAGAAAAGACCACCCCCACCCCCAAAAGAAACTAGGCAGAATGTTAGGAACCAAGAAATTGAGCCCAATGGAGGGAAATTAGTTAtagagagaaggagagaggTCTGATATATGTAGAGAGGAGAGAAAGAATAGGGTCATGTGTATATGATTGATAGTTTTGGGAGCCAAGCCTCTTGGGAGCTTTCGTTTAGCTCTTCTTGTTTCTTCCTTGTTAGTTTCATTTGCAAATACAGTTTACATTTTACTGAAAGGGGTTCCTATCACAGATTGAGAgatgtgtttttgttttcttttaattcctAGTCTTCTTAGGGTCATAGTATGACCATTTGTGACAACAGTTTAGTTCTCTAGTTTACTTGGGGAGTTAAAAAGTTAAGCtcttcaattttgatttgttaTCATATACTTCCTCCTATTTCATGCCTAtgataatttcatataaaaaactaGTAAATTGTATTCCTGTCTAGCAAGCATCCAGACTGAAAAAAAACAGCTGAAACCTGAGAAACTGGGTTGTAGACTGGAGAAGCAGCATATTAAATCACCCCATATTTATCTTATTGGAAATGCCTTTCATAGGAGTATCTTTGGGTGGTTATTGGATCATTGCACATTTTTTAAGCCTTTCCTTCCAAGGTCCTATTATTCATCTTTCACTATGAAATGGGTGTAGAATTGTCCTGAAGTTCTTCATGTCTTCTTATCAGTTCAATAAATAGAGGTTAGTGGCACCTCTGTTTTTCTCCTTGTTGAGGTATATGTCTAAAGAGCATGACTGGGCAAGAATCTATGGTTTAAACCGACAAGAGAGCTACAACAGTTGTTGAAGAAGATTTTACTAACCATGTACTAAGGTTGAAGCGGATACTATatgtttgttatatataatgagTGGATTTTAGTTATGGAAATAATAAAGGAAAGTTCACattattatgtttgattttatgaGGAGTTTGGTGTGTCACATCACATGTTCACAACAACTTGAGGATAAAAGGGGTAGAAATATACTCATCATGATGGACATAAGAATCTATGACCCAACTTGTCTAGGTACCACCTTATGGTCTGTAGATTTACTtcaaaatatttacataattaatgatttgtataaatttgttaatttctgAATATACTAAAATTCTATTCATCCACTAGCTATAAAATGcatgattttgttattttccaatTAGGAAAGATTCTCACTATCAATAAACAGACTGATAAGGGGAAGTTGAGTTTCAACAATCGTAACATATTCAGATGcagtttttgaattttatttcaagTTTCTGGTTTTATATGTTCTATATGCTATTAATCTGAGTTGTTTACATCATATTTTCTAGTAATTATCACGTTTACCATTTGATTTTGAACTGATTTGTTATTGACATTGATGATTGAATCTATTGACACTTGTAATTTTTCGAGGGTAGCTATTGAGTATTTTTGTGCTCTTGGGAATTTTCTGCAGGATGGAGGACCTAATTCCCATTTTATTGCAATACGTTCGAAGTCGTGAGAAGCCTGGGGGAGATGTTATATTTGTAGCTCATAATGCTCGCTGTTTTGACGTGCCCTTCATCATTAATGAGTTACGACGTTATTCTGTAGAGATTCCTCCTAATTGGTTGTTTTTGGACACCCTTCCTTTAGCCCGTGAACTAATCAAGTCCGGAGGTCTCTTTCTCTCTGCTTCTCGTAACACACACAAATACTTGTTTTCGTGTGAAAACCTTAACTTTTTGCAATGTTAACAGGAACAACACTTTCTTCAACATCCCTAGCTGCCCTTCGTGACCTCTACGGAATTAAAGTGGATGGATCAGCTCACAGGGCTATGGTAGATGTGAACGCATTGTCCTTGATTCTTTCCAGGTTGACCTCTGATCTGAAGTTGACCCTATCTGACCTTGTCAAAAAATCATTCACAGAATCAGATATTATCAACTCtaagaataaaaagaagaacTAGACTAGTTTTCTGACTGTATTTTGCATTGATGTTGTGACAAAAGAATTATTTTGTAACGAAAATTTGAACTCTAAATTTTTAGTTGAAGTAGAAAAGAAACGGGTTGTTCTCAATAAAATCTTACAATTATGTAATATGTACCAAGTTCTGAGCTTTTACTTCAGTGTGAGAATTTCTGATTTGGTTTTAGTGGAAAGCATCCCGGTAAAGACTGAAGGGTTTGtctgataattttataaaatcgcGGGGAAAAAGAGATATTATCAAGTAGTATAAAGTTTTCTATAAAGAACGAGGAAcgaatatcaaaataaaatctaaatgaaAAAATGCTTTCGTTGAGAGTCGAACTCAAGACCTCCCGCTTACTAAACGGGTgctctaaccaactgagctaCGAAAGCTGTTagttaaaatattgattaggtGAGAAATTTCTTTTTGTAGATGTTATTATTAGTTTCTTTTATGGAACtcagcctttttttttttttttttaactgtatgatttttttttatggaactcAGGCTtcctccttaaaaaaaaaaataatgaacttcTGAAGCAGAAAGTTTTATAGATTATTATTAGTCGttaccattattttttttttttaccatcattactattaatttcatttcataCAAAAATCGACCatcattaccaaaaaaaaaaatactaaaatcgaCCATTCACATGTAGAAATCAAAAAGTTGCTGGCTCATTATTATTGATCCAGTGTTAATATAATAAATCCAAATTCTTATTGGGCCGGCAACAATTACTATTGAACGCCGGCGGCGTTATGTTATTTGGGCCCACCTGAAAACATGTACTGTACAGTATTTCTTACCGCTGATATTATCTcaagatcaaaataaattaaaaattttgtttttatccgAAGCTGTTAGGTAGGCAAGTCTCCGAACCACGTCTTTGAAGCATAGCGCGAGCTTTGGACTTTGGAGGGAAATGGTGCTCCTGTGAATTGACGGAAAAGCCATTGCGATAGCTGTTAAGTTAAACCTCctgattttgtattttgaattatgGGTTTTCAGTGTGCATCTCGTAAGCTTATTATGGCTACGTTTGGAAATCTGTTCATTCCATTAAAGGTACGTTTAGGACAAAAGTAATAAAGTTTGTGTTTGGATTTAAGTTGGAAACGTGGTGCATAAGTTTCTATATAAATCTAACGAATAAAAGTAAATTGAAAGTAAAATTAAGGATGATAATATTTCTGTAAACATACTTTTGTAacattttatccaaacacacactaagGGAGTTATTTCTCTTAGCGTAGGTTAAATACCACTACTACAATAAAAGCGTATTACATCAGTTATTTGTaacttacaacatcggttatcgATCGTCGTCGTATCAGACGTCATAGAAAGTGTGGATGTCTACGACGACGATTGTATTAAATCATCGTAGAATGTATAATATTCTAAGACGGGTTCCTGCTCAAGATCGTCttagaatatattattttttttaagaaaataatttcattttttgtagtCATCTTCATGTCAGCTATATTACAATGATTAACACCAATACACTGCTACTTAAGTGCCAcgtaataattgataaaaacgTGTGACCATTCAACTAATTGATGTGTAAGAAAAATCTTTTTGTCTCTAAGTATATTATAACAATCATTCATTCAGACCATTCTAATGTGTaacaaaagaaatactaaaagaaatatatatcctTGCATACTTAAAGATGAGTAGAAGATATGAAGAAATAAAGAACCTTGACATCTTCTCCACCAATATTCTGAAGAAAAAAGCTCTTGACAAAATCCTGATCATAGGCCAATactagagaattaaaaaaatcatattagtcTTCTAATACAGGACATATAACTCAAGCAAATTTCATACAAATTTATGTTAACTCAAGCAAGAAGTAATCATTTTATTAGATATTCTTTTGGAGTTTATTTGTCGCAtatgagttttcatttaaagCTTCTACTGCACTAAGAGTTAGTTGGGCCTTGCTAGAGAGTATATGCCACGATTTAATTATGACATATAGTAGATATTTGAGTTTTTCTCTTAAAACTTGTCACATTGGCACAATGGATATTAGTACTAACATTATTTTTAGCTACTTGTAAAATATCTCTAGTGGTAAAAAAGATAGACCTTACTATGTATCCATGCCTCTCACGTACGACTCATGAtattatatagattttttttttaaggtcaGGGCTTAAAAGCTTGACACTATCTCAATTGTGGGTTTTATCCTCCTCATATTGTAGCTAGGCCTGGATAGCCACCACGTACGTCAAGTGGAGGCACCTTCAAACCTAACACCCAACAAAATACGTGCCACCGCCTTCTGCGACAATTTTGTCACTTGCTCAGGCCCAATaactttcccattcccctcAGCTCCGAATTTCCCATGAGACAACCCTCCTCCATGTTCCACACTACCATGCTCAGGCCTAACCCCGTGCCTCTCCATAATAACAAAACTCCTAGTTGCCGCAATAGGAGGCAAGGTATCAAGAACACTAAGCACCTTCACTTTTTGGTTATTACTACTTTCCACTCTATCACTCAACAGAAGCGCGCTATCAGACATGTTGTTTAATGCGTATGTTATCTCTGAAAAAACCGAGGAGAAAGTGAGGTTTGGATTGGTTCAAGCTGGTTGTAGTTGGAGCCCAAGAAGAAGGGGTTGGTCAGGGACTGGATGTGGACCCTCTGCTTCTGATCCTTCGCGGGATTAAGGCTTAGGGTTTTTGCCCAATGAGAGAGACGATGTCGcgagtgagagagagatgatgcACAAGGGAAGGCTTTACTGAAGGGAACTAAGCGCTTCGACGAAGGGCTTCACACGTGAGGGAGCTCTTCATCGAGGGAAGACAAACTTGTTGACGGAGGATGGCCACGAAAGTTCAAGAGACAAACTTGCTGACAGAGGCTAGTTTTGCTGGCTGCGCGTGGACCACTCATATATAGGGCTTTTAAATTCAATTGAGATAATGAcggttttttaataaaatccgTCGTAATTTTTATAACcaacacacattctaagacagttttcaataaccgtcttagaatgtgcgtcataaaagatttttttcagtaagataattacaaaaatgtcactaactcgttttctaagacgatttcgAAAAAACCGTCGTAAAATGACTGTCGTAAAAATACACATTTCTAGAAGAGTATACTCTTCTATAGCTTTAccaaatttataaacatgaattATGTTGGTTGGACTTTATTTTCTTGTAAAATAGTATTAAACTTATCTTCTTTTGTAGATGTTGTGTGTGACTTGGGTGATactattttatcatatatttgggttaaaacttaaaagtgaaattgagagaaaaaagtgagaagaataaaaataaaagaaagcagagtgaaaattatttaaatagataaaaataaaaaattgaaaattttctgtttacttttttttacagactttacttattttaatgAGTGGAAAAATTGTTGGAAACAAATAAATGAtactttaataatataaaattaattatatatttatgttacaacatttttatttatatttaagaaaaaaaaactggttCCTTTTATGCAACATTTTACGCCTATGACGGAAGAAAATTATTTGTGTGTGGACACAGATAAGttacttttttctctctcaataaTTACTCTTCTACTAAACAAGTGTAAATGATTTTTATCTATCCTATTTCGGTTCCTTGCATTTCACTCCTTTATAATTCATTAGAAAGAGTAATGATAAGTATATATCTAATTAACACtgttcatttctttttatctgtttttgtttatcatattatatcacttatcatatttatattattttcttatttctctctCTAAGTATCTAATGGCATAAAAATGTCTATGCATAATTTTCCACAAGCAAATCATGCCTTAGCGaatgattgaaaagaaaatgctTTTGTTCTTCTCTCTAATCTCAATGGATGTTTTCTATACGATGTGCTTATATTATCATGTGATGAGCCCAACCTTTTTCAATCTTGGCTAGAGTTGGGACCTATAGTTTAGGCTATGGCGACAATCTGTAAAGCATAGTGCTTATTCCTTCCCCCCTCGACCTTTTCTTTCTGTTTGCTTGGTCTCTAATATGATTggtagagagaaaagaaaattctgaatttaaattggaggaaaagcaaaaggaaagaaaaatttttatttttattttttgaatcaaattttcctttcatgttatctttaacaaaacaaagaaaaagacatAATTATGTGTGTTTTCTTTCCATTCACTTTCAGTCCTTCCAAAAAATTGAGGATGAGtatcagaaaacaaaattatatttaggaGCTAAATTACAAATTGCTAATGCTAGTCACTACTTTAGTTGTCTTACAACATTGCATGTGTGCTCGTCTTCTGAATGTTCGTGCTTTACAAATAATGCATAAAACAATTCCATAGCTTAGGAAGCAAGGCCTGTTGGGGATTAGAGGCTCCTGATGCTTAGACATTAACTCTTTAAAAGTTGGACTAGAAACCATGGTCCATGGTGACCAAAATATAAGCTGACACAAAGTAACTCATGTGCTCTTGATGCCTTTCTCATGACAGAAAAGTTGAAGCTTTTAATATAAATGTTGAAGCATATCACTTCCaacctattaaaaaaaaattaattgaatctaCAAAAGGGAGAGTGCAGGAAACAGAAAGAATCCATATACGAGGCCCCTATAcatggtttatatatatataggttcaTGTTGACACGTCCATTTGATAACCatttataaagagaaaattagaTTATGTTGGGAAACCGACAAATTAATGAATGTACAGAAAGTTATTCTAACTACTTATACATTGTTATGGCGGGCAACTGTGGGTGGGTGGTCTCAAAATGattcattaattttatgttagattTCGTTTACAATGTATCCAAATTCTTTAAAACCTAATGATGACAACATGTTCAAGGCTTTACTTGTATTGATGTGTGAGGAGCTGGAGTGTTTaatgaatgataaaatgaattgctAGATTAGTAAATACACCAAGCAATTGGTCCAGCTTTTGATAATGGATGCGTGCATAAACCTTGTATGCCATTCACGATTGTTCAATTCCCTCTCaccaagaaaattattttttaaaaaagttattcctCATGTATTTCTTAGAATAATGTCCCGGACATGGTTAATTATCTTGCACAAATCAATATCGGTATCCATTCTCAAAGACACTTCTGCTTTTTACTGACATACAAAATTGTTAGAAGTGTGAACTATTCAAATAGTCTAGAGCAATAAATCAGTAAAATAACATCCATTCTATGTAGTCGTAGAGTTACCATGAAAGTTTATGGCTATGATTAATACGGCAATGGATAGCACTCCAAAATGGAAATCAACATACCCATAGACCATTTTCCCAAGTTAGCTAACTAGATGATGAAAAATTCAATTAAGACGTCCTATTCAACTCAAATACAGAGGGATTTGTCATCTCtaaataaactttaaattttgtatatatgtattagaatttatcataattttcaatcattaatttgagagattttgaaaattaatgacAGTTTGTATCTTTTTATATCTTCCCATgaaaatgtgcaaatatgaaaggttatatcatttcataaaaatgtatgtttttatgaaaagaaatatctttttgaagggttttatatctttttaattacTAACATAAAATGTCTCTTTTCAAAAGGTTATATCCATTCACTAAATGACTTGAGATAATTTATAAATGGAACCAATTtgtatatagaaaaatatttaatgataatatctaTTTGGTGTAAGTGTTTATTGTATTCCCTTTACTTTGTAGGAACTCAATCCGAcacagataattttttttagta encodes the following:
- the LOC114399101 gene encoding exonuclease DPD1, chloroplastic/mitochondrial-like, with translation MKTGSMIFSLLHVPRFRIQSLANCWGETFHSFSTTCGNNYNVRLLGSRIYGLQGGQRKKWTRPITTNIEGKGSTKSKSIKHEILSETILANATVNVNKRQLDKSQEIQYCDIQQEIAENKDLSSYTVIVFDIETTGFSRENERIIEIALRDLQGGENSTFQTLVNPQCKVPNSHIHGITTHMVNKPGVPRMEDLIPILLQYVRSREKPGGDVIFVAHNARCFDVPFIINELRRYSVEIPPNWLFLDTLPLARELIKSGGTTLSSTSLAALRDLYGIKVDGSAHRAMVDVNALSLILSRLTSDLKLTLSDLVKKSFTESDIINSKNKKKN